A window from Pongo abelii isolate AG06213 chromosome 6, NHGRI_mPonAbe1-v2.0_pri, whole genome shotgun sequence encodes these proteins:
- the NYAP1 gene encoding neuronal tyrosine-phosphorylated phosphoinositide-3-kinase adapter 1 isoform X2, with translation MNLLYRKTKLEWRQHKEEEAKRSSSKEVAPAGSAGPAAGQGPGVRVRDIASLRRSLRMGFMTMPASQEHTPHPCRSAMAPRSLSCHSVGSMDSVGGGPGGGGGGLTEDSSTRRPPAKPRRHPSTKLSMVGPGSGAETPPSKKAGSQKPTPEGRESSRKVPPQKPRRSPNTQLSVSFDESCPPGPSPRGGNLPLQRLTRGSRVAGDSDVGAQEEPVYIEMVGDVFRGGGRSGGGLAGPPLGGGGPTPPAGADSDSEESEAIYEEMKYPLPEEAGEGRANGPPPLTATSPPQQPHVLLPHAHRRPASALPSRRDGTPTKTTPCEIPPPFPNLLQHRPPLLAFPQAKSASRTPGDGVSRLPVLCHSKEPAGSTPAPQVPARERETPPPPLPPPAANLLLLGPSGRARSHSTPLPPQGSGQPRGERELPNSHSMICPKAAGAPAAPPAPAALLPGPPKDKAVSYTMVYSAVKVTTHSVLPAGPPLGAGEPKTEKEISVLHGMLCTSSRPPVPGKSSPHGGAMGAAAGVLHHRGCLASPHSLPDPTVGPLTPLWTYPATAAGLKRPPAYESLKAGGVLNKGCGVGAPSPMVKIQLQEQGTDGGAFASISCAHVIASAGTPEEEEEEMGAATFGAGWALQRKVLYGGRKAKELDKVEDGARAWNGSAEGPGKVEHEDRGPVTSGIPVRSQGAEGLLARIHHGDRGGSRTALPIPCQTFPACHRNGDFTGGYRLGRSASTSGVRQVALHTPRPCSQPRDALSQPHPALPLPLPLPPQPARERDGKLLEVIERKRCVCKEIKARHRPDRGLCKQESMPILPSWRRGPEPRKSGTPPCRRQHTVLWDTAI, from the exons ATGAACCTCCTCTACCGAAAAACCAAGCTGGAGTGGAGGCAGCACAAGGAAGAGGAGGCCAAGAGGAG CTCCAGTAAGGAGGTGGCCCCCGCTGGCTCGGCTGGGCCCGCGGCCGGCCAGGGGCCTGGGGTCCGCGTGCGGGACATCGCCTCGCTGCGGCGCTCCCTCAGGATGGGTTTCATGACGATGCCCGCCTCCCAGGAGCACACCCCGCACCCCTGCCGCAGCGCCATGGCCCCACGCTCCCTCTCCTGCCACTCGGTGGGCAGCATGGACAGTGTCGGGGGTGGCCCTGGCGGGGGCGGTGGGGGCCTCACAGAGGACAGCAGCACCCGAAGACCCCCTGCCAAGCCCCGGAGACACCCTAGCACCAAGCTCAGCATGGTAGGGCCCGGGTCGGGGGCAGAGACGCCCCCCAGCAAGAAAGCAG GCTCACAGAAGCCAACCCCAGAGGGCCGAGAGTCCAGCCGGAAGGTTCCTCCGCAGAAGCCCAGGCGAAGCCCTAACACCCAGCTCTCTGTCTCCTTCGATGAGTCCTGCCCCCCAGGCCCCTCTCCTCGAGGGGGGAACCTGCCTCTTCAGCGCCTCACTAGGgggtcccgagtagctggggactcTGATGTGGGTGCCCAGGAAGAGCCTGTGTACATTGAGATGGTGGGGGACGTCTTTAGGGGAGGAGGACGAAGTGGAGGAGGCCTGGCTGGGCCCCCTCTTGGGGGTGGGGGCCCGACCCCTCCAGCGGGCGCCGACTCGGACTCTGAAGAGAGTGAGGCCATCTATGAGGAGATGAAGTACCCGCTGCCAGAAGAGGCTGGGGAAGGCCGGGCCAATGGCCCTCCACCATTGACGGCAACATCCCCGCCACAACAGCCTCACGTCCTTCTGCCCCATGCCCACCGCCGCCCAGCTTCAGCCCTCCCAAGCCGGAGGGACGGGACGCCCACCAAGACCACTCCTTGTGAAatcccccctcccttccccaaccTCCTTCAGCACCGGCCTCCACTCCTGGCTTTCCCCCAAGCCAAGTCTGCTTCCCGAACCCCTGGCGATGGGGTCTCAAGGCTACCTGTCCTCTGCCACTCCAAGGAGCCAGCCGGCTCCACCCCAGCTCCCCAAGTGCCTGCACGGGAGCGGGAGACGCCTCCCCCACCGCTTCCACCTCCTGCTGCCAACCTGCTGCTGCTGGGACCATCGGGCCGGGCCCGGAGCCACTCGACACCGTTGCCACCCCAGGGCTCTGGCCAGCCCCGGGGGGAGCGGGAGCTCCCCAACTCCCACAGCATGATCTGCCCTAAGGCGGCGGGGGCGCCGGCAGCCCCCCCTGCCCCGGCCGCCTTGCTCCCCGGCCCCCCCAAGGACAAGGCCGTGTCTTACACCATGGTGTACTCGGCGGTCAAGGTGACCACACACTCTGTCCTGCCAGCTGGTCCACCCCTGGGTGCTGGGGAGCCAAAGACGGAGAAGGAGATCTCAGTCCTCCATGGGATGCTGTGTACCAGCTCGAGGCCCCCTGTGCCAGGGAAGTCCAGCCCCCACGGTGGGGCCATGGGCGCAGCAGCTGGGGTCCTCCACCACCGCGGCTGCCTGGCCTCCCCCCACAGCCTTCCGGACCCAACTGTAGGCCCCCTGACCCCGCTGTGGACCTACCCAGCCACAGCAGCTGGGCTCAAGAGACCCCCTGCCTATGAGAGCCTCAAGGCTGGGGGCGTGCTGAATAAGGGCTGTGGTGTGGGGGCCCCATCCCCCATGGTCAAGATCCAGCTGCAGGAGCAAGGGACCGATGGGGGTGCTTTTGCCAGCATCTCCTGTGCCCACGTCATCGCCAGCGCAGGGACaccagaggaggaagaggaggagatgggCGCCGCGACATTTGGGGCAGGCTGGGCCCTGCAGAGGAAGGTCCTCTATGGAGGGAGAAAAGCAAAGGAGTTGGACA AGGTCGAGGACGGTGCCCGGGCCTGGAATGGCAGTGCCGAGGGTCCAGGCAAGGTGGAGCATGAGGACAGGGGCCCTGTGACATCGGGGATCCCAGTGAGGAGCCAGGGGGCAGAGGGCCTGCTGGCCAGGATCCACCACGGAGACCGAGGAGGGAGCCGCACCGCGCTGCCCATTCCCTGTCAGACCTTCCCCGCCTGCCACCGCAATGGAG ACTTCACGGGAGGCTACCGCCTGGGGCGCTCGGCCTCCACCTCCGGAGTCCGGCAGGTCGCGCTCCACACACCCCGGCCCTGCAGCCAGCCCAGGGATGCCCTGAGCCAG CCCCACCCCGCGCTGCCGCTGCCTCTGCCCCTGCCGCCCCAGCCGGCCCGCGAGCGCGACGGGAAGCTGCTGGAGGTGATCGAGCGCAAGCGCTGCGTGTGCAAGGAGATCAAGGCGCGCCACCGCCCGGACCGAGGCCTCTGCAAGCAGGAGAGCATGCCCATCCTCCCCAGCTGGCGGCGGGGGCCCGAGCCCCGCAAGTCCGGCACCCCGCCCTGCCGCCGGCAGCACACGGTCCTCTGGGACACCGCCATCTGA
- the NYAP1 gene encoding neuronal tyrosine-phosphorylated phosphoinositide-3-kinase adapter 1 isoform X1: MNLLYRKTKLEWRQHKEEEAKRSSSKEVAPAGSAGPAAGQGPGVRVRDIASLRRSLRMGFMTMPASQEHTPHPCRSAMAPRSLSCHSVGSMDSVGGGPGGGGGGLTEDSSTRRPPAKPRRHPSTKLSMVGPGSGAETPPSKKAGSQKPTPEGRESSRKVPPQKPRRSPNTQLSVSFDESCPPGPSPRGGNLPLQRLTRGSRVAGDSDVGAQEEPVYIEMVGDVFRGGGRSGGGLAGPPLGGGGPTPPAGADSDSEESEAIYEEMKYPLPEEAGEGRANGPPPLTATSPPQQPHVLLPHAHRRPASALPSRRDGTPTKTTPCEIPPPFPNLLQHRPPLLAFPQAKSASRTPGDGVSRLPVLCHSKEPAGSTPAPQVPARERETPPPPLPPPAANLLLLGPSGRARSHSTPLPPQGSGQPRGERELPNSHSMICPKAAGAPAAPPAPAALLPGPPKDKAVSYTMVYSAVKVTTHSVLPAGPPLGAGEPKTEKEISVLHGMLCTSSRPPVPGKSSPHGGAMGAAAGVLHHRGCLASPHSLPDPTVGPLTPLWTYPATAAGLKRPPAYESLKAGGVLNKGCGVGAPSPMVKIQLQEQGTDGGAFASISCAHVIASAGTPEEEEEEMGAATFGAGWALQRKVLYGGRKAKELDTEVEDGARAWNGSAEGPGKVEHEDRGPVTSGIPVRSQGAEGLLARIHHGDRGGSRTALPIPCQTFPACHRNGDFTGGYRLGRSASTSGVRQVALHTPRPCSQPRDALSQPHPALPLPLPLPPQPARERDGKLLEVIERKRCVCKEIKARHRPDRGLCKQESMPILPSWRRGPEPRKSGTPPCRRQHTVLWDTAI; the protein is encoded by the exons ATGAACCTCCTCTACCGAAAAACCAAGCTGGAGTGGAGGCAGCACAAGGAAGAGGAGGCCAAGAGGAG CTCCAGTAAGGAGGTGGCCCCCGCTGGCTCGGCTGGGCCCGCGGCCGGCCAGGGGCCTGGGGTCCGCGTGCGGGACATCGCCTCGCTGCGGCGCTCCCTCAGGATGGGTTTCATGACGATGCCCGCCTCCCAGGAGCACACCCCGCACCCCTGCCGCAGCGCCATGGCCCCACGCTCCCTCTCCTGCCACTCGGTGGGCAGCATGGACAGTGTCGGGGGTGGCCCTGGCGGGGGCGGTGGGGGCCTCACAGAGGACAGCAGCACCCGAAGACCCCCTGCCAAGCCCCGGAGACACCCTAGCACCAAGCTCAGCATGGTAGGGCCCGGGTCGGGGGCAGAGACGCCCCCCAGCAAGAAAGCAG GCTCACAGAAGCCAACCCCAGAGGGCCGAGAGTCCAGCCGGAAGGTTCCTCCGCAGAAGCCCAGGCGAAGCCCTAACACCCAGCTCTCTGTCTCCTTCGATGAGTCCTGCCCCCCAGGCCCCTCTCCTCGAGGGGGGAACCTGCCTCTTCAGCGCCTCACTAGGgggtcccgagtagctggggactcTGATGTGGGTGCCCAGGAAGAGCCTGTGTACATTGAGATGGTGGGGGACGTCTTTAGGGGAGGAGGACGAAGTGGAGGAGGCCTGGCTGGGCCCCCTCTTGGGGGTGGGGGCCCGACCCCTCCAGCGGGCGCCGACTCGGACTCTGAAGAGAGTGAGGCCATCTATGAGGAGATGAAGTACCCGCTGCCAGAAGAGGCTGGGGAAGGCCGGGCCAATGGCCCTCCACCATTGACGGCAACATCCCCGCCACAACAGCCTCACGTCCTTCTGCCCCATGCCCACCGCCGCCCAGCTTCAGCCCTCCCAAGCCGGAGGGACGGGACGCCCACCAAGACCACTCCTTGTGAAatcccccctcccttccccaaccTCCTTCAGCACCGGCCTCCACTCCTGGCTTTCCCCCAAGCCAAGTCTGCTTCCCGAACCCCTGGCGATGGGGTCTCAAGGCTACCTGTCCTCTGCCACTCCAAGGAGCCAGCCGGCTCCACCCCAGCTCCCCAAGTGCCTGCACGGGAGCGGGAGACGCCTCCCCCACCGCTTCCACCTCCTGCTGCCAACCTGCTGCTGCTGGGACCATCGGGCCGGGCCCGGAGCCACTCGACACCGTTGCCACCCCAGGGCTCTGGCCAGCCCCGGGGGGAGCGGGAGCTCCCCAACTCCCACAGCATGATCTGCCCTAAGGCGGCGGGGGCGCCGGCAGCCCCCCCTGCCCCGGCCGCCTTGCTCCCCGGCCCCCCCAAGGACAAGGCCGTGTCTTACACCATGGTGTACTCGGCGGTCAAGGTGACCACACACTCTGTCCTGCCAGCTGGTCCACCCCTGGGTGCTGGGGAGCCAAAGACGGAGAAGGAGATCTCAGTCCTCCATGGGATGCTGTGTACCAGCTCGAGGCCCCCTGTGCCAGGGAAGTCCAGCCCCCACGGTGGGGCCATGGGCGCAGCAGCTGGGGTCCTCCACCACCGCGGCTGCCTGGCCTCCCCCCACAGCCTTCCGGACCCAACTGTAGGCCCCCTGACCCCGCTGTGGACCTACCCAGCCACAGCAGCTGGGCTCAAGAGACCCCCTGCCTATGAGAGCCTCAAGGCTGGGGGCGTGCTGAATAAGGGCTGTGGTGTGGGGGCCCCATCCCCCATGGTCAAGATCCAGCTGCAGGAGCAAGGGACCGATGGGGGTGCTTTTGCCAGCATCTCCTGTGCCCACGTCATCGCCAGCGCAGGGACaccagaggaggaagaggaggagatgggCGCCGCGACATTTGGGGCAGGCTGGGCCCTGCAGAGGAAGGTCCTCTATGGAGGGAGAAAAGCAAAGGAGTTGGACA CAGAGGTCGAGGACGGTGCCCGGGCCTGGAATGGCAGTGCCGAGGGTCCAGGCAAGGTGGAGCATGAGGACAGGGGCCCTGTGACATCGGGGATCCCAGTGAGGAGCCAGGGGGCAGAGGGCCTGCTGGCCAGGATCCACCACGGAGACCGAGGAGGGAGCCGCACCGCGCTGCCCATTCCCTGTCAGACCTTCCCCGCCTGCCACCGCAATGGAG ACTTCACGGGAGGCTACCGCCTGGGGCGCTCGGCCTCCACCTCCGGAGTCCGGCAGGTCGCGCTCCACACACCCCGGCCCTGCAGCCAGCCCAGGGATGCCCTGAGCCAG CCCCACCCCGCGCTGCCGCTGCCTCTGCCCCTGCCGCCCCAGCCGGCCCGCGAGCGCGACGGGAAGCTGCTGGAGGTGATCGAGCGCAAGCGCTGCGTGTGCAAGGAGATCAAGGCGCGCCACCGCCCGGACCGAGGCCTCTGCAAGCAGGAGAGCATGCCCATCCTCCCCAGCTGGCGGCGGGGGCCCGAGCCCCGCAAGTCCGGCACCCCGCCCTGCCGCCGGCAGCACACGGTCCTCTGGGACACCGCCATCTGA